A region of the Leptospira noumeaensis genome:
CAGATGATGGAAACTTCGATATTTTAGATTAACAAGGAGCAGCGTATAACAGCGGGGAAACGCTTCGCTGCGGCACTTACGGCCTTGCTCGGTCTACGACACATTGTCCTCCGTCACGCTTCTTGCTTTGCAAGAAGACGCGCCGACGCTAACGCCTCCTACGGAGGCTCAGCTACGGACAACGTCGTCTCCCCTAGTTCGTTATGCGCAAGGCTCTAAATATAAACATGAAACATAACTTTTTAAATACGATAGAAGGATTATCCAACGAAAACTTAATTACCGAGTCTTTAGCTTATATGTTAAGTCATCCAGAATTTTCTATTTACCAAAAACTTTTTTATTCGCATCTCTTCTCAATTTCCGAACATAAAGATACAGAAGAATGGGAATTTGAAATCTTAACTCAGGATTATAATCCTGAGCATGGAATACCTGATCTCGTCATTCAAAATAGTAATTCTATTATAATATTAGAAAACAAATTTTGGGCAGATTTTTCACAAAAAAATCAATATTGGCGCTATACGCAAATTCTATTAGAAAAAAATGATTTTGAAAAAAAATACTTAGTACTTCTATGTTTAAAAAATAAGCTCGGATACTTTAAACTAAAAATATACGAACAATTTAAACTTAAAGGTATTAAAATCTCTAATGAATCTGAATTAACGAAATACCTAAACAACTCCGGAATAGAACCAATATTTCTGATTTGGGAAGATATCATAAATCTTTTCATGTCAAAGAATCTACTTTCAGAATCAATTGAACAATTCATAAATACTCGCTTTATTAATTTAATCACAATCCAAAAGGAGGAATTAACTTTGCTAAATTCCAAAACAATCCCAAACTTATTAAATATAATTTGGAATACCGTCGACCAAATTAAAGGCATATTAAATAATGAAAAATTTAAAATTGGCAGAACTGGACAATCAAGACTATTTTATGGATACACAATCTATTATGACTGGGGTAATCTTTGGTTCGGTCAATATATTGATTCATGGAGAACTTACGATACTCCATTTGTAATTCAATTAAGAGAAAATTGGATATCCGAAGAACATATAAGAAAAAAAGCACCAGAATACCTGAGATCAATTGGTTTTATTGAAAACTCTGATTTAGGATTTCTTTTTCCATTTAACATTGAGAATTCATCCACAAACCTAGCTGAAGATATAGCACTTAAACTAATTGAAACATTGAGAATATTAGAAAAGGTAAATTTTGAAAATTCGCCCAGCGCATAACAGCGGGGAAACGCTGCGCTTCGGCACTCACGGCCTCGCTTGGCCTACGGCACATTCCCTTTCTGTCACTCGCTCGCATACGCAAGCTACGTGCCAGTCCCTAACGTCCCGTCCGGGACTCAGGGTCAGGGAACGTCGTCTCCCCTAGTTCGTTATGCGACATACATGAATAAAACTAAAATGGAACAATACTACTTTCAATTTTCTTACTTTGAAACATCTCCTACCTCTCTCACCTATCCAACTCTTGAATTTGTTGAATCTTGTGGATGTGAGGGCGAGGACTTATTAAAAAATGATTCTACAATTTTTGTAGATTCAAATTCATTAGGAAATTTCAAAAATGGAAAATTTGTCTTCAAACTGAAATTCCTAAAAATATTATCAAAAAATACGAAAAGATCAAATTCAAACATTAGAAAGAGTCTGTTGGATAAAATGGTATTAATTGCCATGAGCCCTGAAACGTCCAAAAACCATTTCTCCATTGATATTTTCATAAAAAATCTAGGCTATGCCGAAATTCAAAAAATATATATCTTAAATCAAAGCTTTACTTCGATTAGAAACAATTTAAGCATAGATAAACAAATCTATTTCAGAAATTGTAAGATAGAACACTTTGAGTCATATATGGAAAGTATAGAAAATAATTTATACTTTGAAAATTCCCAAATAGGCTACTTTAAACATTCAAATGAATCAAATAACCAAACTTTAAGATTAAAAAACTGTTCAATTGATTACCTAGATACTACCGCACAAAACATATTCTTGGAAAATATTTCCGGATTAAGCCTTTTTCTTTTTAAGGCAAAAAACATTTCAAATTTAACAATCCGAAATGTCTCCATCAAATTCACAAAAGAAAAAATTCTAAAATACCTTTATTTTGATTCATCATTAAGTCTAATAAGCAAAAAAATACCAAAAGAATATAACTTATTTGAAAAATTCTTATACTTCTATTTTAGAAAACCTGAACAATACATTCCAGGAGAAGTTCTCTTTCTGTTTCCAAATGAAACGAAACTATCATTTAAAAGTATCTTCAATAAATTTAAAAACAAAATAAGCTTCTTTAAACTAAGAATCTACGCAGAAGAAATTGGAGATGGAAAATATACATATCGAGAAGACCCGAAAATTGAAAAAAGCAGTTTAGGATTTGCCTACAATCAGTCAATATTAATTAAATCAATCAACGAAATTTCCTCAACATTAACAGACTATAAAATCAAAGAAAGTTTAATAAATTATCACCATTACTTTAGCTCTAGAAATAATTATTGGAGGCAGTTACTATATTTCCTACACGCCGGATATCGTCGATTCAAAAGACCTTTATTTTTTTTAATCATTTCCATAACCATAAATACTTTTTTAATAAATTTAATACGAAATGATTTCAGTGATGGGCTACATTCAATTTATTTCAATTTTAATATCATAAGTTATTTTGAAAAAGTATTTTTCAAAAACCTGAACTTCAACTACAATTTTCTTTTAAGATTAAATTCACTAATACTAGAATCTTTAAATTTTTATTTAATATTCTGTTTAACAATATACATCAAAGAACTAATCAGTTTCCCAAAGAAATACGAATAGAATGTACGTCGCATAACAGCGTCTACTCACTGCGCTTCGGCACTTACGGCCTCGCTTGGGCTGCGCCACATTTCCCTTCTGTCACTCGCTCGCATACGCAAGCTACGTGCCAGTCCCTAACGTCCCGTCCGGGACTCAGGGTCGGGAAACGTTGAGTAGACTAGTTCGTTATGCGCAATAACGCAAAAATGAACACTATTCATTGACATTCAGACAATTATAGCTCTTAAAGGAGTCAAACTAACGGGAATAATAAAATTCTTTTCAAAGAAGATAGAAGCAGGAAAGTAACAAAAGATGGCTATTCAAATCAAAGACACACCTACTCTTAAGGGTCATGATGCCGATTTCTTCTTTGAGTCCTTAGATAAGAATGAGACAAAGAAAGTAGAAAAACAAGAAGTTGTCAAAATTCAAGCAAGCTACAAAAAAATCTCTGATCTACTTGAAAAGTAAAACTTGATGGATTGGGAAAATATCCGTCTTTATCGACTTGATAGTAAAAACAATATCTTACCTTTTGATTGCGGTGACTCTGATCTTAACGAATTTCTATTAAATGACTCTCTAGTATATACTGAAAGTTTAATTGCCGTTACTTACATCTTTGAAAATTCAAAAAATCAGAATACAGTAGCATTCTTCAGTGTTATCAATGATAAAATCTCTGCCGAACAAACAAATAATTCCGGATGGAAAAAATTTAGAAAGTCTATACCTGAAAAGAAAAGATTTAAAAGTTATCCTGCAGTTAAAATAGGGAGATTAGGCGTTGCCATTCAATACCAAAATCAAGGTCTAGGATCAGATATTCTAAACTATATAAAGGGCCTATTTCTGGATTCTAATAAAACTGGCTGTCGATTTGTTACCGTAGATGCATATAATAACAAAGAGACACTTAGCTTTTATGAGAAAAATGGATTTGTTTACCTTACCCAGTCAGATACAAATGAAGATACAAGACTAATGTATTTTGACTTAATCACTCTCGTATAATGCGTTTCTGCGCATAACAGCGACTTACCGCTACGCTTCGGCACAAGGCCTCGCTCGGGCTACGCCAAATTGTCCTCCTGGCATTCGCCTTGCTTACGCAAGCTGCATGCCAGTCCCTAACGTCCCTTCAGGACTCAGGGTCGGACAACTTCGGTAAGTCTAGTTCGTTATGCGAAAGTTCGTAGATTATAAATGAAAAAATCCAAATACTTTCGGAATTTATAAAAAAAATAAATATAAAAAAAATATCTTCCATGTATCTCTCTTTTCAATTTTACTTAAATAAATGAAAAACATATAAATGAAATATCTTCAATTTTCTATTTCAAGAATATCTCCAGATAATCACAATATTTCAGTAACAAAAAGCATTCACGATCTATCTAAAATATAAACACTTTTATATAATCAATGGAATACAAACTTTTTAAAGAAATTATTTATACAATAAAGAATGAACTTAACTACTTAATTTTAAGTTTAGAAAAAGAAAATTATTCACAAATTTATCATTTTGCTAAAATCAAAAAATTCGAAAATGAATTTTATATACTCTGTTAGTTAACAGGTGAATTCGCATGCTGTAAAATTCTAGAAAAAAACTCTTTGCCTGCAGATTTCTTCGACAATGAAGAAATTTCTAAATTTATTAAGGAAAAATTTAACATTAAATTGCGAACAAAATTTGAATTGT
Encoded here:
- a CDS encoding GNAT family N-acetyltransferase; the protein is MDWENIRLYRLDSKNNILPFDCGDSDLNEFLLNDSLVYTESLIAVTYIFENSKNQNTVAFFSVINDKISAEQTNNSGWKKFRKSIPEKKRFKSYPAVKIGRLGVAIQYQNQGLGSDILNYIKGLFLDSNKTGCRFVTVDAYNNKETLSFYEKNGFVYLTQSDTNEDTRLMYFDLITLV
- a CDS encoding PD-(D/E)XK nuclease family protein, whose amino-acid sequence is MKHNFLNTIEGLSNENLITESLAYMLSHPEFSIYQKLFYSHLFSISEHKDTEEWEFEILTQDYNPEHGIPDLVIQNSNSIIILENKFWADFSQKNQYWRYTQILLEKNDFEKKYLVLLCLKNKLGYFKLKIYEQFKLKGIKISNESELTKYLNNSGIEPIFLIWEDIINLFMSKNLLSESIEQFINTRFINLITIQKEELTLLNSKTIPNLLNIIWNTVDQIKGILNNEKFKIGRTGQSRLFYGYTIYYDWGNLWFGQYIDSWRTYDTPFVIQLRENWISEEHIRKKAPEYLRSIGFIENSDLGFLFPFNIENSSTNLAEDIALKLIETLRILEKVNFENSPSA